Proteins encoded together in one Camelina sativa cultivar DH55 chromosome 9, Cs, whole genome shotgun sequence window:
- the LOC104713478 gene encoding major pollen allergen Lol p 11-like, giving the protein MAKLVMLLVLCILPAIAVAARRGSIGKNTMVVEGRTYCDTCKFGFETPESSYFIPGATVKLVCKHRQTMEEVYTDVAVSDKKGNYKFVVHDDHKDEMCDVLLVKSSDKSCGKISVGREKSRVILNHYSGIASQIRHANNMGFEKDVSDIFCSALFQKYMVDEDEDDIKSHL; this is encoded by the exons ATGGCGAAACTGGTGATGTTGTTGGTTCTTTGCATCTTGCCGGCGATTGCCGTGGCCGCAAGGAGGGGAAGTATTGGTAAGAATACAATGGTGGTTGAAGGTCGCACTTACTGTGACACTTGCAAATTCGGCTTCGAGACTCCTGAGTCCTCCTACTTCATCCCCG GTGCAACTGTGAAGCTTGTGTGCAAACACAGACAGACAATGGAAGAGGTATACACAGACGTGGCTGTATCAGACAAAAAAGGAAACTACAAGTTCGTTGTCCACGACGATCACAAGGACGAAATGTGTGATGTTCTGCTTGTGAAAAGCTCTGACAAAAGCTGCGGTAAGATCTCCGTCGGACGCGAAAAGTCTCGTGTGATCTTGAACCATTACAGTGGCATTGCCTCGCAGATCAGACATGCCAACAACATGGGATTCGAGAAAGACGTGAGCGATATCTTCTGCTCTGCACTCTTTCAGAAGTACATGGTTGATGAAGACGAGGATGATATTAAAAGCCATCTCtaa
- the LOC104713480 gene encoding uncharacterized protein LOC104713480, giving the protein MATTTMSHQAIGSIVSHNRPFKASLFQKEPLNVPMKLSPKRFKIEAAASSQVIDNTVLSSPSKNKPFESKKKSNEAALILIRHGESLWNEKNLFTGCVDVPLTQKGVGEAIEAGKKISNIPVDLIFTSSLIRAQMTAMLAMTQHRRKKVPIILHNESVKAKTWSHVFSEETRKQSIPVIAAWQLNERMYGELQGLNKKETAERYGTEQVHEWRRSYEIPPPKGESLEMCAERAVAYFEDNIKPELASGNNVMIAAHGNSLRSIIMYLDDLTSQEVTTLDLSTGIPLLYIFKDGKFMKRGSPVGPTEAGVYAYTKRLAQYREKLDEASLN; this is encoded by the exons ATGGCTACTACGACTATGTCTCACCAAGCGATCGGGTCTATTGTCTCTCATAATAGACCTTTCAAAGCTTCTCTTTTTCAAAAGGAGCCTTTGAATGTACCCATGAAACTTAGTCCAAAAAGGTTCAAGATTGAAGCAGCTGCATCATCTCAGGTCATTGACAACACTGTCTTGTCTTCTCCTTCCAAGAACAAACCTTTTGAATCCAAGAAGAAATCAA atgaaGCTGCTTTGATATTGATTAGGCATGGAGAATCGTTATGGAATGAGAAGAATCTGTTCACGGGTTGTGTTGATGTGCCATTGACTCAGAAAGGTGTGGGAGAAGCTATTGAAGCTGGGAAGAAGATTAGCAACATTCCTGTAGATTTGatcttcacttcttctttgatcCGTGCTCAGATGACCGCAATGCTTGCTATGACTCAGCATCGCCGCAAGAAG GTTCCAATCATCTTGCATAATGAGAGTGTAAAGGCTAAAACTTGGAGTCATGTGTTCAGCgaagaaactagaaaacaaTCTATCCCGGTCATAGCTGCTTGGCAGCTGAATGAGAGAAT gtatgGAGAATTGCAGGGTTTGAACAAGAAAGAAACAGCGGAAAGATATGGAACAGAACAAGTTCACGAATGGCGTAGGAGTTACGAAATCCCTCCTCCTAAAGGCGAGAGCTTGGAGATGTGTGCTGAGAGAGCAGTGGCTTATTTTGAAGACAAT ATCAAACCCGAGCTTGCATCCGGGAACAACGTAATGATTGCTGCTCATGGGAACTCATTGCGATCTATCATTATGTATCTGGATGATTTAACTTCTCAGGAG gTTACAACTCTAGACTTATCAACGGGTATACCATTGCTCTACATCTTCAAAGATGGAAAATTCATGAAACGAGGAAGCCCGGTTGGTCCTACTGAAGCTGGTGTCTATGCTTATACCAAg AGACTGGCACAATACAGAGAGAAGCTTGATGAGGCGTCTcttaactaa
- the LOC104713479 gene encoding probable beta-D-xylosidase 7 isoform X2 codes for MYVFVLRCFQVIGREARGVYNAGQAKGMTFWAPNINIFRDPRWGRGQETPGEDPMMTGSYAVAYVRGLQGDSFDGRKSLAGHLQASACCKHFTAYDLDRWNGITRYVFNAQVSLADLAETYQPPFKKCVEEGRASGVMCSYNRVNGIPTCADPNLLTQTARGLWRFQGYITSDCDAVSIIHDAQGYAKTPEDAVADVLKAGMDVNCGSYLQKHTKSALQQKKVSEYDIDRALLNLISVRIRLGLFNGDPTKLPYGNISPNEVCAPAHQALALEAARNGIVLLKNNLKLLPLSKASPSLAVIGPNAYAAKTLQGNYAGPPCKTVTPLDALRGYVKNAVYHQGCDSVACSNAAINQAVAVARNADHVVMIMGLDLTQEKEDLDRVSLSLPGKQQELITSVANAAKKPVVLVLICGGPVDVSFATNNNKIGSIIWAGYPGEAGGTALAEIIFGDHNPGGRLPVTWYPQSFVNVKMTDMRMRSATGYPGRTYKFYKGPKVFEFGHGLSYSKYSYQFKHPAEMSLYLNQTKVQTNSDSVRYALVSEMEKQGCNVAKTKVTVTVENQGEMAGKHPVLMFARHERGGEDGKRAEKQLVGFKSIVLSNGEKAEMEFEIGLCEHLSRANEVGLMVVEEGKYFLTVGDSELPLTVNV; via the exons ATGTATGTGTTTGTATTGAGGTGTTTTCAGGTAATAGGAAGGGAAGCAAGAGGAGTGTATAACGCAGGGCAAGCCAAAGGGATGACATTTTGGGCACCAAACATTAACATATTTAGGGATCCACGGTGGGGAAGAGGCCAAGAGACTCCAGGCGAGGATCCTATGATGACCGGATCTTACGCTGTGGCTTACGTCAGAGGACTACAAGGTGACTCTTTCGACGGTCGTAAAAGTCTCGCCGGTCATCTCCAAGCCTCCGCTTGTTGTAAGCATTTCACTGCTTATGATCTTGACCGTTGGAATGGTATCACTCGCTACGTTTTCAATGCTCAG gtgAGTCTGGCTGACCTGGCGGAGACGTACCAACCACCGTTCAAGAAATGCGTAGAAGAAGGCAGAGCCAGTGGTGTCATGTGTTCTTATAACCGAGTCAACGGCATTCCCACTTGCGCTGACCCAAATCTCTTGACTCAAACCGCTCGTGGCCTCTGGCGTTTTCAAGG aTACATTACTTCAGATTGTGACGCTGTCTCGATCATCCATGATGCTCAAGGCTACGCCAAAACCCCTGAAGACGCCGTGGCTGACGTCCTCAAAGCTGGCATGGACGTAAACTGTGGATCATACTTACAGAAACACACCAAATCAGCTCTTCAACAGAAGAAAGTGTCGGAATATGACATTGACAGAGCTCTCCTCAATCTCATCTCTGTTAGGATTCGTCTCGGTCTCTTTAACGGCGATCCAACCAAACTGCCATACGGAAACATTAGTCCTAACGAAGTTTGTGCTCCGGCTCATCAAGCTTTAGCACTCGAAGCCGCTCGTAACGGTATAGTTCTCTTGAAGAACAATCTTAAACTCCTTCCTTTATCTAAAGCCTCTCCGTCGTTAGCTGTGATCGGTCCAAACGCTTACGCCGCTAAAACGCTTCAAGGAAACTACGCTGGTCCGCCTTGCAAGACTGTGACTCCTCTTGACGCCTTACGAGGTTATGTTAAAAACGCTGTTTACCACCAAGGATGTGATTCCGTGGCTTGCTCTAACGCTGCCATTAACCAGGCGGTTGCAGTCGCGAGAAATGCTGATCATGTGGTCATGATCATGGGACTAGACTTGACTCAAGAGAAAGAAGATTTGGACCGCGTGAGCCTCAGTCTTCCAGGGAAGCAACAAGAGCTTATAACGAGCGTTGCAAATGCAGCCAAGAAACCTGTGGTTCTGGTTCTGATCTGTGGTGGTCCTGTTGATGTTTCATTTGCTacgaataataataaaatcggAAGCATTATATGGGCTGGTTATCCTGGAGAAGCCGGAGGGACTGCTCTTGCTGAAATCATATTTGGAGATCACAATCCTG GAGGGAGATTACCTGTGACTTGGTATCCTCAGAGCTTTGTGAATGTGAAGATGACAGACATGAGAATGAGGTCTGCAACAGGATACCCAGGAAGGACTTACAAGTTCTATAAAGGACCCAAAGTGTTTGAGTTCGGACATGGTCTCAGCTACTCAAAATACTCTTACCAGTTCAAGCATCCGGCTGAAATGAGTCTCTACTTGAACCAAACTAAAGTTCAAACCAACTCGGATTCTGTTAGATACGCTCTGGTTTCTGAAATGGAGAAACAAGGTTGCAATGTAGCCAAGACGAAGGTCACTGTTACTGTGGAGAATCAAGGAGAGATGGCAGGGAAACATCCGGTTCTGATGTTTGCGAGACAcgaaagaggaggagaagacggGAAACGCGCAGAGAAACAGCTTGTCGGGTTTAAGAGCATTGTGCTAAGTAATGGAGAGAAAGCGGAGATGGAGTTTGAGATTGGTCTTTGTGAACATTTGAGCAGAGCTAATGAAGTTGGACTTATGGTTGTTGAAGAAGGAAAGTATTTCTTAACCGTTGGAGATTCAGAGCTTCCACTTACTGTTAACGTCtga
- the LOC104713479 gene encoding probable beta-D-xylosidase 7 isoform X1: MAKLFLLLLFLFFYHCVNSAPPPHACDPSNPTTKLYQFCRTELPVNKRARDLVSRLTVDEKISQLVNTAPGIPRLGVPAYEWWSEALHGVAGVGPGIRFNGTVKAATSFPQVILTAASFDSYEWFRIAQVIGREARGVYNAGQAKGMTFWAPNINIFRDPRWGRGQETPGEDPMMTGSYAVAYVRGLQGDSFDGRKSLAGHLQASACCKHFTAYDLDRWNGITRYVFNAQVSLADLAETYQPPFKKCVEEGRASGVMCSYNRVNGIPTCADPNLLTQTARGLWRFQGYITSDCDAVSIIHDAQGYAKTPEDAVADVLKAGMDVNCGSYLQKHTKSALQQKKVSEYDIDRALLNLISVRIRLGLFNGDPTKLPYGNISPNEVCAPAHQALALEAARNGIVLLKNNLKLLPLSKASPSLAVIGPNAYAAKTLQGNYAGPPCKTVTPLDALRGYVKNAVYHQGCDSVACSNAAINQAVAVARNADHVVMIMGLDLTQEKEDLDRVSLSLPGKQQELITSVANAAKKPVVLVLICGGPVDVSFATNNNKIGSIIWAGYPGEAGGTALAEIIFGDHNPGGRLPVTWYPQSFVNVKMTDMRMRSATGYPGRTYKFYKGPKVFEFGHGLSYSKYSYQFKHPAEMSLYLNQTKVQTNSDSVRYALVSEMEKQGCNVAKTKVTVTVENQGEMAGKHPVLMFARHERGGEDGKRAEKQLVGFKSIVLSNGEKAEMEFEIGLCEHLSRANEVGLMVVEEGKYFLTVGDSELPLTVNV; the protein is encoded by the exons ATGGCTaaactgtttcttcttctcctcttcttgttcttctacCATTGCGTCAACTCAGCTCCTCCGCCGCACGCCTGTGACCCTTCGAACCCAACCACGAAACTCTACCAGTTCTGCCGCACTGAACTCCCAGTGAACAAACGAGCGCGTGATCTCGTCTCCAGGCTAACCGTAGACGAGAAGATCTCTCAGCTGGTGAATACAGCTCCAGGGATACCGCGTCTTGGAGTTCCCGCGTACGAATGGTGGTCGGAGGCTTTACACGGCGTAGCCGGTGTCGGTCCAGGTATCCGGTTTAACGGAACGGTTAAAGCAGCCACTAGTTTCCCTCAAGTCATCTTAACCGCTGCTTCTTTCGATTCCTATGAATGGTTCCGCATTGCTCAA GTAATAGGAAGGGAAGCAAGAGGAGTGTATAACGCAGGGCAAGCCAAAGGGATGACATTTTGGGCACCAAACATTAACATATTTAGGGATCCACGGTGGGGAAGAGGCCAAGAGACTCCAGGCGAGGATCCTATGATGACCGGATCTTACGCTGTGGCTTACGTCAGAGGACTACAAGGTGACTCTTTCGACGGTCGTAAAAGTCTCGCCGGTCATCTCCAAGCCTCCGCTTGTTGTAAGCATTTCACTGCTTATGATCTTGACCGTTGGAATGGTATCACTCGCTACGTTTTCAATGCTCAG gtgAGTCTGGCTGACCTGGCGGAGACGTACCAACCACCGTTCAAGAAATGCGTAGAAGAAGGCAGAGCCAGTGGTGTCATGTGTTCTTATAACCGAGTCAACGGCATTCCCACTTGCGCTGACCCAAATCTCTTGACTCAAACCGCTCGTGGCCTCTGGCGTTTTCAAGG aTACATTACTTCAGATTGTGACGCTGTCTCGATCATCCATGATGCTCAAG GCTACGCCAAAACCCCTGAAGACGCCGTGGCTGACGTCCTCAAAGCTGGCATGGACGTAAACTGTGGATCATACTTACAGAAACACACCAAATCAGCTCTTCAACAGAAGAAAGTGTCGGAATATGACATTGACAGAGCTCTCCTCAATCTCATCTCTGTTAGGATTCGTCTCGGTCTCTTTAACGGCGATCCAACCAAACTGCCATACGGAAACATTAGTCCTAACGAAGTTTGTGCTCCGGCTCATCAAGCTTTAGCACTCGAAGCCGCTCGTAACGGTATAGTTCTCTTGAAGAACAATCTTAAACTCCTTCCTTTATCTAAAGCCTCTCCGTCGTTAGCTGTGATCGGTCCAAACGCTTACGCCGCTAAAACGCTTCAAGGAAACTACGCTGGTCCGCCTTGCAAGACTGTGACTCCTCTTGACGCCTTACGAGGTTATGTTAAAAACGCTGTTTACCACCAAGGATGTGATTCCGTGGCTTGCTCTAACGCTGCCATTAACCAGGCGGTTGCAGTCGCGAGAAATGCTGATCATGTGGTCATGATCATGGGACTAGACTTGACTCAAGAGAAAGAAGATTTGGACCGCGTGAGCCTCAGTCTTCCAGGGAAGCAACAAGAGCTTATAACGAGCGTTGCAAATGCAGCCAAGAAACCTGTGGTTCTGGTTCTGATCTGTGGTGGTCCTGTTGATGTTTCATTTGCTacgaataataataaaatcggAAGCATTATATGGGCTGGTTATCCTGGAGAAGCCGGAGGGACTGCTCTTGCTGAAATCATATTTGGAGATCACAATCCTG GAGGGAGATTACCTGTGACTTGGTATCCTCAGAGCTTTGTGAATGTGAAGATGACAGACATGAGAATGAGGTCTGCAACAGGATACCCAGGAAGGACTTACAAGTTCTATAAAGGACCCAAAGTGTTTGAGTTCGGACATGGTCTCAGCTACTCAAAATACTCTTACCAGTTCAAGCATCCGGCTGAAATGAGTCTCTACTTGAACCAAACTAAAGTTCAAACCAACTCGGATTCTGTTAGATACGCTCTGGTTTCTGAAATGGAGAAACAAGGTTGCAATGTAGCCAAGACGAAGGTCACTGTTACTGTGGAGAATCAAGGAGAGATGGCAGGGAAACATCCGGTTCTGATGTTTGCGAGACAcgaaagaggaggagaagacggGAAACGCGCAGAGAAACAGCTTGTCGGGTTTAAGAGCATTGTGCTAAGTAATGGAGAGAAAGCGGAGATGGAGTTTGAGATTGGTCTTTGTGAACATTTGAGCAGAGCTAATGAAGTTGGACTTATGGTTGTTGAAGAAGGAAAGTATTTCTTAACCGTTGGAGATTCAGAGCTTCCACTTACTGTTAACGTCtga
- the LOC104713479 gene encoding probable beta-D-xylosidase 7 isoform X3, which yields MAKLFLLLLFLFFYHCVNSAPPPHACDPSNPTTKLYQFCRTELPVNKRARDLVSRLTVDEKISQLVNTAPGIPRLGVPAYEWWSEALHGVAGVGPGIRFNGTVKAATSFPQVILTAASFDSYEWFRIAQVIGREARGVYNAGQAKGMTFWAPNINIFRDPRWGRGQETPGEDPMMTGSYAVAYVRGLQGDSFDGRKSLAGHLQASACCKHFTAYDLDRWNGITRYVFNAQVSLADLAETYQPPFKKCVEEGRASGVMCSYNRVNGIPTCADPNLLTQTARGLWRFQGYITSDCDAVSIIHDAQGYAKTPEDAVADVLKAGMDVNCGSYLQKHTKSALQQKKVSEYDIDRALLNLISVRIRLGLFNGDPTKLPYGNISPNEVCAPAHQALALEAARNGIVLLKNNLKLLPLSKASPSLAVIGPNAYAAKTLQGNYAGPPCKTVTPLDALRGYVKNAVYHQGCDSVACSNAAINQAVAVARNADHVVMIMGLDLTQEKEDLDRVSLSLPGKQQELITSVANAAKKPVVLVLICGGPVDVSFATNNNKIGSIIWAGYPGEAGGTALAEIIFGDHNPGGRLPVTWYPQSFVNVKMTDMRMRSATGYPGRTYKFYKGPKVFEFGHGLSYSKYSYQFKHPAEMSLYLNQTKVQTNSDSVRYALVSEMEKQGCNVAKTKVTVTVENQGEMAGKHPVLMFARHERGGEDGKRAEKQLVGFKSIVLSNGEKAEMEFEIGLCEHLSRANEVGLMVVEEGKYFLTVGDSELPLTVNV from the exons ATGGCTaaactgtttcttcttctcctcttcttgttcttctacCATTGCGTCAACTCAGCTCCTCCGCCGCACGCCTGTGACCCTTCGAACCCAACCACGAAACTCTACCAGTTCTGCCGCACTGAACTCCCAGTGAACAAACGAGCGCGTGATCTCGTCTCCAGGCTAACCGTAGACGAGAAGATCTCTCAGCTGGTGAATACAGCTCCAGGGATACCGCGTCTTGGAGTTCCCGCGTACGAATGGTGGTCGGAGGCTTTACACGGCGTAGCCGGTGTCGGTCCAGGTATCCGGTTTAACGGAACGGTTAAAGCAGCCACTAGTTTCCCTCAAGTCATCTTAACCGCTGCTTCTTTCGATTCCTATGAATGGTTCCGCATTGCTCAA GTAATAGGAAGGGAAGCAAGAGGAGTGTATAACGCAGGGCAAGCCAAAGGGATGACATTTTGGGCACCAAACATTAACATATTTAGGGATCCACGGTGGGGAAGAGGCCAAGAGACTCCAGGCGAGGATCCTATGATGACCGGATCTTACGCTGTGGCTTACGTCAGAGGACTACAAGGTGACTCTTTCGACGGTCGTAAAAGTCTCGCCGGTCATCTCCAAGCCTCCGCTTGTTGTAAGCATTTCACTGCTTATGATCTTGACCGTTGGAATGGTATCACTCGCTACGTTTTCAATGCTCAG gtgAGTCTGGCTGACCTGGCGGAGACGTACCAACCACCGTTCAAGAAATGCGTAGAAGAAGGCAGAGCCAGTGGTGTCATGTGTTCTTATAACCGAGTCAACGGCATTCCCACTTGCGCTGACCCAAATCTCTTGACTCAAACCGCTCGTGGCCTCTGGCGTTTTCAAGG aTACATTACTTCAGATTGTGACGCTGTCTCGATCATCCATGATGCTCAAGGCTACGCCAAAACCCCTGAAGACGCCGTGGCTGACGTCCTCAAAGCTGGCATGGACGTAAACTGTGGATCATACTTACAGAAACACACCAAATCAGCTCTTCAACAGAAGAAAGTGTCGGAATATGACATTGACAGAGCTCTCCTCAATCTCATCTCTGTTAGGATTCGTCTCGGTCTCTTTAACGGCGATCCAACCAAACTGCCATACGGAAACATTAGTCCTAACGAAGTTTGTGCTCCGGCTCATCAAGCTTTAGCACTCGAAGCCGCTCGTAACGGTATAGTTCTCTTGAAGAACAATCTTAAACTCCTTCCTTTATCTAAAGCCTCTCCGTCGTTAGCTGTGATCGGTCCAAACGCTTACGCCGCTAAAACGCTTCAAGGAAACTACGCTGGTCCGCCTTGCAAGACTGTGACTCCTCTTGACGCCTTACGAGGTTATGTTAAAAACGCTGTTTACCACCAAGGATGTGATTCCGTGGCTTGCTCTAACGCTGCCATTAACCAGGCGGTTGCAGTCGCGAGAAATGCTGATCATGTGGTCATGATCATGGGACTAGACTTGACTCAAGAGAAAGAAGATTTGGACCGCGTGAGCCTCAGTCTTCCAGGGAAGCAACAAGAGCTTATAACGAGCGTTGCAAATGCAGCCAAGAAACCTGTGGTTCTGGTTCTGATCTGTGGTGGTCCTGTTGATGTTTCATTTGCTacgaataataataaaatcggAAGCATTATATGGGCTGGTTATCCTGGAGAAGCCGGAGGGACTGCTCTTGCTGAAATCATATTTGGAGATCACAATCCTG GAGGGAGATTACCTGTGACTTGGTATCCTCAGAGCTTTGTGAATGTGAAGATGACAGACATGAGAATGAGGTCTGCAACAGGATACCCAGGAAGGACTTACAAGTTCTATAAAGGACCCAAAGTGTTTGAGTTCGGACATGGTCTCAGCTACTCAAAATACTCTTACCAGTTCAAGCATCCGGCTGAAATGAGTCTCTACTTGAACCAAACTAAAGTTCAAACCAACTCGGATTCTGTTAGATACGCTCTGGTTTCTGAAATGGAGAAACAAGGTTGCAATGTAGCCAAGACGAAGGTCACTGTTACTGTGGAGAATCAAGGAGAGATGGCAGGGAAACATCCGGTTCTGATGTTTGCGAGACAcgaaagaggaggagaagacggGAAACGCGCAGAGAAACAGCTTGTCGGGTTTAAGAGCATTGTGCTAAGTAATGGAGAGAAAGCGGAGATGGAGTTTGAGATTGGTCTTTGTGAACATTTGAGCAGAGCTAATGAAGTTGGACTTATGGTTGTTGAAGAAGGAAAGTATTTCTTAACCGTTGGAGATTCAGAGCTTCCACTTACTGTTAACGTCtga
- the LOC104713482 gene encoding uncharacterized protein LOC104713482 isoform X2 translates to MDIFDNSDLEYLVDDFHADFDDDEPPFGEVVVTSDSDSDSDSDYMDSDFELTQSKLNNDTSALEARNGKDIQGIPWERLNYTRDRYRENRLLQYKNFESLHRSRLHLDKECLQVEKGKNFYGFQFNTRLVKSTIAHFQRIILFQLNHIFLHFYECFSVICISLIFVPVHS, encoded by the exons ATGGATATTTTCGACAACTCTGATCTCGAGTACCTCGTTGATGACTTCCACGCTGATTTCGACGATGATGAACCACCCTTTGGAGAGGTAGTTGTCACGagtgattctgattctgattctgattctgattacATGGACTCCGATTTCGAGCTG ACGCAGAGTAAGTTGAACAATGATACGTCAGCGTTAGAAGCTAGGAATGGAAAAGATATTCAAGGGATTCCATGGGAGAGGCTGAATTACACTAGAGATAGATACCGTGAGAATAGATTGCTACAATATAAAAACTTTGAGAGCCTCCATCGATCACGACTACACCTTGATAAG GAATGCTTGCAAGTAGAGAAAGGGAAAAACTTTTATGGCTTTCAGTTCAACACAAGGCTTGTCAAGTCCACTATTGCACATTTTCAG AGAATCATTTTGTTTCAGCTTAATCACATATTTCTGCATTTCTACGAGTGCTTCAGTGTGATTTGcatttctcttatttttgttcCTGTGCACAGTTGA
- the LOC104713482 gene encoding uncharacterized protein LOC104713482 isoform X1, whose amino-acid sequence MDIFDNSDLEYLVDDFHADFDDDEPPFGEVVVTSDSDSDSDSDYMDSDFELTQSKLNNDTSALEARNGKDIQGIPWERLNYTRDRYRENRLLQYKNFESLHRSRLHLDKECLQVEKGKNFYGFQFNTRLVKSTIAHFQVGRAAGALRKPLLIWYGRNFLAHLQGLSNFVILLSCRESFCFSLITYFCISTSASV is encoded by the exons ATGGATATTTTCGACAACTCTGATCTCGAGTACCTCGTTGATGACTTCCACGCTGATTTCGACGATGATGAACCACCCTTTGGAGAGGTAGTTGTCACGagtgattctgattctgattctgattctgattacATGGACTCCGATTTCGAGCTG ACGCAGAGTAAGTTGAACAATGATACGTCAGCGTTAGAAGCTAGGAATGGAAAAGATATTCAAGGGATTCCATGGGAGAGGCTGAATTACACTAGAGATAGATACCGTGAGAATAGATTGCTACAATATAAAAACTTTGAGAGCCTCCATCGATCACGACTACACCTTGATAAG GAATGCTTGCAAGTAGAGAAAGGGAAAAACTTTTATGGCTTTCAGTTCAACACAAGGCTTGTCAAGTCCACTATTGCACATTTTCAG GTTGGGAGAGCAGCTGGCGCCTTAAGGAAACCTTTGTTAATATGGTATGGTAGGAATTTTTTGGCACATCTACAAGGACTCTCTAACTTTGTCATCCTTCTTTCTTGCAGAGAATCATTTTGTTTCAGCTTAATCACATATTTCTGCATTTCTACGAGTGCTTCAGTGTGA
- the LOC104713482 gene encoding uncharacterized protein LOC104713482 isoform X4, whose product MDIFDNSDLEYLVDDFHADFDDDEPPFGEVVVTSDSDSDSDSDYMDSDFELTQSKLNNDTSALEARNGKDIQGIPWERLNYTRDRYRENRLLQYKNFESLHRSRLHLDKECLQVEKGKNFYGFQFNTRLVKSTIAHFQVGRAAGALRKPLLIC is encoded by the exons ATGGATATTTTCGACAACTCTGATCTCGAGTACCTCGTTGATGACTTCCACGCTGATTTCGACGATGATGAACCACCCTTTGGAGAGGTAGTTGTCACGagtgattctgattctgattctgattctgattacATGGACTCCGATTTCGAGCTG ACGCAGAGTAAGTTGAACAATGATACGTCAGCGTTAGAAGCTAGGAATGGAAAAGATATTCAAGGGATTCCATGGGAGAGGCTGAATTACACTAGAGATAGATACCGTGAGAATAGATTGCTACAATATAAAAACTTTGAGAGCCTCCATCGATCACGACTACACCTTGATAAG GAATGCTTGCAAGTAGAGAAAGGGAAAAACTTTTATGGCTTTCAGTTCAACACAAGGCTTGTCAAGTCCACTATTGCACATTTTCAG GTTGGGAGAGCAGCTGGCGCCTTAAGGAAACCTTTGTTAATATG CTGA
- the LOC104713482 gene encoding uncharacterized protein LOC104713482 isoform X3 — protein MDIFDNSDLEYLVDDFHADFDDDEPPFGEVVVTSDSDSDSDSDYMDSDFELTQSKLNNDTSALEARNGKDIQGIPWERLNYTRDRYRENRLLQYKNFESLHRSRLHLDKECLQVEKGKNFYGFQFNTRLVKSTIAHFQINLQGCLNLNLLVPKFSIYNSLDSIFTQVQ, from the exons ATGGATATTTTCGACAACTCTGATCTCGAGTACCTCGTTGATGACTTCCACGCTGATTTCGACGATGATGAACCACCCTTTGGAGAGGTAGTTGTCACGagtgattctgattctgattctgattctgattacATGGACTCCGATTTCGAGCTG ACGCAGAGTAAGTTGAACAATGATACGTCAGCGTTAGAAGCTAGGAATGGAAAAGATATTCAAGGGATTCCATGGGAGAGGCTGAATTACACTAGAGATAGATACCGTGAGAATAGATTGCTACAATATAAAAACTTTGAGAGCCTCCATCGATCACGACTACACCTTGATAAG GAATGCTTGCAAGTAGAGAAAGGGAAAAACTTTTATGGCTTTCAGTTCAACACAAGGCTTGTCAAGTCCACTATTGCACATTTTCAG ATAAATCTTCAAGGGTGCTTAAATTTAAACCTGCTCGTTCCTaaattctctatatataatagtttagaTTCGATATTTACTCAGGTACAATAA